In Mustelus asterias chromosome 20, sMusAst1.hap1.1, whole genome shotgun sequence, a single genomic region encodes these proteins:
- the zhx3b gene encoding zinc fingers and homeoboxes protein 3, translating into MASKRKSTTPCMIPAKTLAMHDADRDVTPEYHDDDEASRQAFPAEDLPAGEEAFTVIGNNDAAERGGFECKYCSYASQDFHAFTVHIESEHSETSVDQLYVCVECNFSAKSQESLTVHNTLSHPNENNLKVSVIKKNSQTVMEQSVSEAKGNDSRENGEEEETQSEISISKTPIMKMLKAKPEGKRITVSHAGREEAGDEADEAAKRPEGAEVLSANGLTTPSQTVNGKAVVSVPVLQAGVTQIVPLIQRAAAGNSSSLFPKVMIPLSSIPSYHAAMDSNSFLNNSFSKFPYPSKAELCWLTVVTKYPEEQLKIWFTAQRLKHGISWTPEEIEDARKNMFNTIIQSVPQPTIAVLPGPVSSSTNGGGHVLQANFPCQLLTTGASIVVSQPAGVVKGTPLAVSLATVARQQNAPKYQAQRPGGPTTVVSGLKILAAPSAGQPAVSSSSQPAASTLISELGTYKYKKSKEQLAALKQSFLRAQFPEHGEVERLVRVTGLQGKEIRKWFSDRRYNYKNLKCHQPPDNGGSAPASAVPAELAPEEALPSPAAHPQPQPRRQWQTSCDFTPPKFRGKSAEQLGALERSFARSPFPPEEEVDRLRVHTKMTRREIDLWFAERRKARLGEPEPREEGDSGDGEEEEDGEEEEDEGEGEESDGEGTPSDSSSVDMRRLVLPQERMKVSPLKICLKDGSKLCIQPKALQAGKLNLGSASPGVSPTTVKYKGQNKKTVHQLHLMKLQFMRTQWPTVEEYDELAIKSRLPRTEVVRWFGDARYALKNGQLKWYDDYKKGIYAIRSGSNSLITDVPLENYRLKRAPSKKSGKMVLFEYYTQHRMLHEEDLDRLCERSCMGYEQVRDWFAEKQTEDAMYMSDFSNEDQQSTNGESERAEKAKCGQRFATEEVYSDVTDNSDNWDTPSREGQVELNEFDAENISEAE; encoded by the coding sequence ATGGCCAGCAAGAGGAAGTCCACCACTCCTTGCATGATACCCGCCAAAACCCTGGCCATGCACGACGCAGACAGGGACGTTACCCCAGAGTACCACGACGACGATGAGGCTTCTCGGCAAGCGTTTCCCGCTGAGGACCTGCCAGCTGGCGAGGAGGCGTTCACCGTGATCGGTAACAATGATGCCGCAGAGCGCGGTGGGTTTGAGTGCAAGTACTGCAGCTACGCAAGTCAGGACTTCCACGCCTTTACCGTACACATAGAGTCGGAGCACTCCGAGACCAGCGTGGACCAACTGTACGTGTGTGTCGAGTGCAACTTTAGCGCCAAGAGTCAGGAGTCGCTGACGGTGCACAACACCTTGAGCCATCCCAACGAGAACAACCTGAAGGTCAGCGTCATCAAGAAGAACAGCCAGACCGTAATGGAGCAGAGCGTCTCCGAGGCCAAGGGCAACGACAGCAGGGAGAACGGCGAGGAGGAGGAGACACAGTCAGAGATCTCCATCAGCAAGACGCCCATCATGAAGATGCTGAAGGCCAAGCCAGAGGGCAAGAGGATCACCGTCTCTCACGCCGGGAGGGAGGAAGCCGGCGACGAAGCAGACGAGGCGGCGAAAAGACCGGAGGGCGCCGAGGTTCTGTCGGCCAATGGGTTGACCACCCCTTCCCAAACCGTGAACGGCAAGGCGGTGGTGTCTGTGCCAGTGCTGCAGGCGGGCGTGACCCAAATCGTCCCCCTGATCCAGCGGGCAGCCGCCGGCAACAGCTCCAGCCTCTTCCCCAAGGTCATGATCCCCCTGAGCAGCATCCCCTCCTACCACGCCGCCATGGACTCCAACAGCTTCCTCAACAACTCCTTCAGCAAGTTCCCCTACCCCAGCAAGGCCGAGCTCTGCTGGCTCACCGTGGTGACCAAGTACCCGGAGGAGCAGCTCAAGATCTGGTTCACCGCCCAGCGGCTCAAGCACGGCATCAGCTGGACCCCCGAGGAGATCGAGGACGCCCGCAAGAACATGTTCAACACCATCATCCAGAGTGTGCCGCAGCCCACCATCGCGGTGCTGCCCGGCCCGGTCAGCAGCAGCACCAACGGAGGCGGGCACGTCCTGCAGGCCAACTTCCCCTGCCAGCTCTTGACGACGGGCGCCAGCATCGTGGTCAGCCAGCCGGCCGGGGTGGTGAAGGGGACCCCACTGGCGGTCAGCTTGGCCACCGTGGCCAGGCAGCAGAACGCCCCCAAGTACCAGGCGCAGAGGCCGGGGGGGCCAACGACGGTGGTGTCCGGCCTCAAGATCCTGGCTGCCCCCTCGGCGGGACAGCCTGCGGTCAGCTCTTCCAGCCAGCCGGCTGCCTCCACCCTGATATCCGAGCTGGGCACCTACAAGTACAAGAAGAGCAAGGAGCAGTTGGCAGCGCTGAAGCAAAGCTTCCTGCGGGCTCAGTTCCCGGAACACGGGGAGGTGGAGCGGCTGGTCAGGGTGACCGGGCTGCAGGGCAAGGAGATCCGCAAGTGGTTCAGCGACCGGCGCTACAACTACAAGAACCTCAAGTGCCACCAGCCCCCGGACAACGGCGGCAGCGCCCCCGCCTCCGCGGTCCCCGCCGAGCTGGCCCCGGAGGAAGCGCTGCCCTCGCCCGccgcccacccccagccccagccccgccGCCAGTGGCAGACCAGCTGCGACTTCACCCCGCCCAAGTTCCGGGGCAAGTCAGCCGAGCAgctgggggcgctggagcgcagcTTCGCCCGCAGCCCCTTCCCCCCCGAGGAGGAGGTGGACCGCCTGCGCGTCCACACCAAGATGACCCGGCGGGAGATCGACCTGTGGTTCGCCGAGCGGCGGAAGGCCAGGCTGGGGGAGCCGGAGCCCCGGGAGGAGGGCGACtccggggatggggaggaggaggaggatggggaggaggaggaggacgagggggagggcgaggagtCGGACGGCGAGGGGACGCCCAGCGACAGCAGCTCGGTGGACATGAGGAGGCTCGTGCTCCCCCAGGAGCGGATGAAGGTCAGCCCCCTGAAGATCTGCCTGAAGGATGGCTCCAAGCTGTGCATCCAGCCCAAGGCCCTGCAGGCCGGCAAGCTGAACCTAGGCTCAGCCTCCCCGGGCGTGTCCCCAACCACCGTCAAATACAAGGGGCAGAACAAGAAGACGGTCCACCAGCTCCACCTGATGAAGCTGCAGTTCATGCGGACACAGTGGCCGACAGTTGAAGAGTACGACGAGTTGGCCATCAAGTCGCGGCTGCCCAGGACCGAGGTGGTGCGTTGGTTCGGCGACGCCCGCTACGCCCTGAAGAACGGGCAGCTCAAATGGTACGACGACTACAAGAAGGGCATCTACGCCATCCGCTCTGGCAGCAACAGCCTCATCACCGACGTGCCGCTGGAGAATTACCGGCTCAAGCGGGCGCCGTCCAAAAAAAGCGGGAAGATGGTGCTGTTCGAGTACTACACCCAGCACCGCATGCTGCACGAAGAGGACCTGGACCGCCTCTGCGAGAGGTCCTGCATGGGCTACGAACAGGTGAGGGACTGGTTTGCCGAGAAGCAGACCGAGGACGCCATGTACATGTCGGACTTCAGCAACGAGGACCAGCAGTCGACCAACGGCGAGAGCGAGCGGGCGGAGAAGGCCAAGTGCGGCCAACGCTTTGCGACGGAGGAGGTCTACTCTGATGTGACGGACAACAGTGATAACTGGGACACCCCCTCGCGGGAAGGCCAAGTGGAACTGAATGAGTTtgatgcagagaacatctctg